The Oncorhynchus masou masou isolate Uvic2021 chromosome 2, UVic_Omas_1.1, whole genome shotgun sequence genomic sequence AAATCATTGGTGGCCATGAAACATTTCGAATTGTGTAGACATTGTTTTCAATTTTAGAAAatgtttatatatacagtgtcttgcgaaagtaacaagtgggacacagtttttgatttgttaaaaaagtttgaaatatgcaataaaagtcgttccacttcataattgtgtcccacttgttgttgattcttcacaaaaaaatacagttttatatctttatgtttgaagcctgaaatgtggcaaaaggtcgcaaagttcaagggggccgaatactttcgcaaggcactgtatacaattAAAAATAGAGGGGAATTTAATTTTGACATGAGGTAAGTAGAGAGAAAGTGGGCCTAAAATAGACCCACCTTTGGGAAGTATTTTTAATAATATGTTCGTTTAGATATTTGGTTTTAAATTCCTCCCATCCAAAAGAGATTATTCAGTACTTTtgtagccagtagttctgaaagtagcacgCATGAGCCAAAAGTGTTTCCTGAAAATTGCATACTACATCGCATATTTGCAGATATGTGCACCTCATCAGTGCTCTTTCTCGCTCTGCTTtgtgtgcatcttgctagctgtcactcaaatggagAAAGGCTAAAGCTTGTTGGCTGAAACTCAAAATGCTTGGGGACGTGGGGGAAAATGTAGGGAAAAtggtggctaattgaggtaagtaATAAAAaagtatccacgagttcatctgactctggggaaagtagataaagggcctcattgccagaatcctgaagtatccctttaatgacCAACCATCCTGCACACCAGAACAGTAAGTTgaaatttaatttttatttactTCTGGCTTCCCACAAACTGTTTTTGTGCAACCCAATATAATAGGGAGCAACACTAGTGTATGTAAATATACCCGCATTGCGAAAAGCACCTGTGTTGTAGCTATCTACAGTAGCTAGCCAATCTTGCAGTTTGTCCATGCAACTATGGGCCAGTCAAGCAAAGCTAGATTTCTGCTTAATCTATGCATGTTACGGCTAGCTTAGCCTATAACCAACTGTGTTCGTTTTCATTGTTTCATTGTGTGGCTTATTTATATTTTTAGCATATAGGATGGCAACTTCACCTAACTTCGACATGGCCTGTCAACCAAGCATGTATAACTCTGTCACCCAATCAGACTGGGGTTAAAATACTTCCAGATTTTTCTATTATTTTACAATACATTTTGAAATAAGTATCCAGATAAACTTTGCTTGAAATAAAAATACACTCTCATGCATTTAACCCAAGTATTTTAAAAATACTTAAAAATACAATTTAGTTGTAACCATTCAAATACTCAAATAAAGGAACTTGTTTTGGGctgtgtatttgaaaatactcaaatacaggATGTGTATTTGAAACTACTGAAATACAAAGAAAAACAGTATTTATATaacaaatactcaaatacacatgCATTTGAACAGGTCTGCACCCAACTCTTACAAGTAAAAACAGAAACTGCACTAAACCATTTCTGTAGTAGTTCTTTATCCTAGGGAAAGTGATCGGAATGAATTGCGCAGCCCACAACAGTCATCTCAGGACTTTTATCTGATCTTAATGCAACCCATTATAATGATGAAAGAATACAGTTTGCTATGGTTCAACACCCtttatattgtttatttattttggaACTAAATATATTGAAAAAACAGAACTGTTAGATAGAGGAATTATTATTTCATGTACATATGGTTAGAACATTGCTAGATTTGATTAAACAGCTACAAGCAACCATACAAGTGGTGCAAAAGTCTtgataaaacatgttttaatacTCCTATTGAGCAACATAAATGAAAGCAGTTCCAATATCAATTCATACAGAGTGGCAGATCTTTACTGAGAACTAAGCATCTCTGAGGATTTAGTGGAAGGTTCTTTCTTAGTAACAGAGGCATGGTTGGCAATCACCTTGGGACTGTTACTTTCTTCTTTGTTATATTTGATCCCGAACAAGCTGCAGAACTTCATCAGCATCAGATCcactatctcctcctcctctgagggCTGTAAAAAAAAGATCAGTCAAATCTGATTGGTCTGACATTGATCCACCTACAGTAGCCAATGGCCACTGTTAAATGGtggtgttgatactgtattatttaagtgataatgccctcgaagccggtgtttggaggatatattggcagtCCTCCAAACACTGActtgggttaccaacatattcaaataatgattgacttATTTTAATTAAAAACGTTATTtggattaatttattcatactatttcatcctacCCCAGCCGgctagtcgttcagtctttttgttctgtatttatggacgcgacccagtcatacattctaaatgttccattgccatactggctggcaacgttcttatcccttgcttgctagctagccaacaatgGGTAACTTACATTCACAACAAAatgtgcagccagaataacagcaaagtaactgcatttgcatttgtttaaactGTTTTCTAGTGATATTTATTTTGATTAATCCCCATAATGAGCTAATTAGGCACGATTTCGcttggcatagaaaatgtgttcacttgtcaggacactgttgttcagaggagctagccaacaactcagctaatcacttcaaactgaagctggaaagactgcaaactagctgcacttagTTTTGTTTAAACTATTTTCAACTGACATTTCTTTGCATTTATCCATAAAAATGACggcagctgattcatgatttcgactggatGAGAAACgcagcctgcctctctgtctcgtcccgactccTTCATTACTATGGAACAGCTGGAGATAtaatttgaatattgaaaaatttttaaaatGTTGGAGAtgcagacagcaaggtttatacaaatctctgctgttgaaaatgaactgtcagtctaaaagaaatgtgagataatgtctagatgctttttatagtggagatcaagtttgtaaattgcttggctgggctgatgagacagtggattgtgcagtcagatggaacagagtaaatacgtcatagatttagccagtggtaacttgtggaatcagctggaatgcggttttaaccaatcagcattcaggattagacccatccGTTATATAAACAAGGAATATTATATGATTATGATGCACAGTACCTTGTGATGCATTTGCTCTTGAGTGAACGCCACCAGGATGACTGAGATGAACAGGTTCAGAACCACAAAGGTCATGAATATAATGCAGGAGCCAATGAGGAACGCTCCAAGCACTGGGTTGTAATCAAGAACCTGCATTGGAAGGAGATGCCAATCAAAGACCTGTCATCATGGCCAGAGCTGTAATTTAGAGAGCTTTCCTTTACTAACCTCGTCATAGTTGAAGATGCCCAGTTGCAAGCTGACCATGGTCAGAGCAGAATCCAGGAGAGTCCTATATGAGTATAGCTTCCAGCCATACATCAGATTAGACTGCAGACAATGATCACATGCTAGAGTTAAAGCGCAATGAATCATAACTCAGCTGTGAAAGATTCAGTTAAATTGAAGAGACATTTATCACAAAAGCAATTTATTTGGAATACAGATGCATTGCTACAAGAGAATGCCAAATAGTAAAGTTGGAGAATGAAAAGTTTTCCAGGAAGACCCTTACAATCATAGAATAGGCCAGGAACATAATGGTGATGACCAGTATGAAGCCTGATATGTCAGTCCAGGCACGTTGCAGTGTGGCTGTGATCATGTGTAGCTTGGGGTTGAACCTCATCAGGTGCCACAGTTTGACTGTAGCCAGTAGCACCAGGAATGCAATCAGATACCCCAGCACTGCATCTGCTGTGGCTGTCTCATGGAAACTGGCAAACCTGGATAGAGAGCGGAGAAGTTGAACATCACACAGGAGCAACGGACCAACAATAGGGATGAAAGACTAGCGAAAGAAGAACAGAAACTCATGATACACCAACCCAGTGTGAACTCACTGGTCTTTATGGTTGTGGTAGTACTCCATGTCCCGGTTCCCTAGCAGGCTCCTCTTAATGAAGACAGACAGTGCACTCCAGCTCAGGAGGATGATGGCGAGCTCCAGCAGGTTCCACTTTGTCTTGAAGTAAGCCCACTTCTGCTGCTTCATCAGCTTTccctgtgaggagaggagaacagtcaGGCTGAGGAGGAATTCCAGAACAATGGCACTAGACCATTGTGTCACAGATTTTATACGCTTTACATATAAGAAAGGTATTTAAATGAAGGCTTACCTGAACATACATGTAGTAGAAGATAAAGAGGAAATAGATGACCTCAGAGGCCATGACAAAGATGTGGAGTCCACCAGTGGACTGGTATAGTCGGACACTCTGCAGCTCACTGCGAAACTGGAACGCTCCTGAGAGAATAAGACAGGTGCTGACAATCTGATACTTACTTTATGCTGTATTCATGGAGTGATATAACAACTGTCTCACCTACAGCTGTGGTCTCCAGCATGAGTGTGACAATGCAGAAGAGGTTGACATTGGCATTGTACACTGTGAACTCTACAAAGACTGCTCGGGTGAACATATCAAGCCAGGTGTTGTCAAACAGATACTGAAGGGTACTGCAGGGACAGAATACATGGAATAATTAAAATACACCCTTCGATACACAGGGCCGGACTACAGTCTTTGGGGACCGGGGCACCAACCTCCATTATATAACATTATATACATTTGCTATGGCATGATAATTGTGATCAATTTGAAGCATTGGTAATCGTGAGCTTACCTGCTAGCATTCTGTGAGTCAGGGCCCAGGTCCACCACAAACCCCCCTCCCCTGTAGAGAACCACACTGCCCCAGATGGGTTGAGCTCTGAGTCGGGCCTGGGTTTGGTACTGCCAGGGGCTGCGGAGGGTCTTGGAGGTGTTTTCACTCGCAGAGCGGTTCCAGCCTGGCCCATAGGAGCCCATGTCCTCCACTTCCCATGAGTATGGAGCATGGCAGTCAGGTACAGCCTGGCGCATGGAGCGGGCGATTCGGCAGGAATTCTTCTGCACCCTCACCTGGCGAAGACGGGCATTACCAACCAGTTTGGAGTTCCCATCTGTGATGAAACCTTTAACACACCATTTGCTTTTGTTGACACAGGATTTAATCAATACCTTTATTTAGGAAATTTTGGAGCGTCGTGTTTTTCAAAGAAATAAACATCCTCTTTAGAGAATCCTACCTGGGTACTCTCCGAAGAGGTTGCTGAGAAGAGAGGTATTTGCCCAGGTGAACACATTTCCGTGGCTCATGCTGTCTGAGATCCCTTGGCTGAAGCTCTGCCGAATGTGCTGAATCAGGAAGTAAGCGTTAGGGTCCCGCTGACCATACGCCACAAGGAGCAACATCCACATGAACCCCATGTAGGCTGCAACAGAATCATAGGGCTTAGACATGTATGTTAACCAATAGGTGCAGTGAATGACAGTGCAGTGAACGAAAAAGTGGTTCCTCTTACTGAGAATCTCTTTGATGAGGGCGAAAACCTTCTGCTCCTTGATCATGTTGTTCCTCATCCTCTCGACGTCTGTGGGTGGCGGGGGCTGGTAGAAGCTACGTGTGCTATCCCTCCTGACAGCCCAGACTACATCAGGGTCATCTGTGGACCAGATTGTGTCATCTTACACGGCTTAATGTTGTAAAAGTGTAGCTAATGTACAAGTAAACAGAATTTCCCCAAAACTGTAAATAAGGAAAACAAAGAACCTGGGTTTCTGAGTGCCCCCTCAATTTTTGGATCCCCATACTCCTCCTGATCAACTTTCTTCAGAACGAGAGCAAAGAAGGCTGCAAAACCTAGCACCTGTGTTAGGAAATCCACAAAGTTATACCCAGATTACAGATACATGCTGCAGGGCATTTTAAATGAAATGAGAAAGTTCTAATCTAATGTTTCTCACTTTCAGCGGCTGAATGATTAGGAGGCTCTGAAAGAAAGACACGACCATGGAGATGAGCCAGCTTATAGAGCGGTCCTTCCCATAGGTCAACCCATACATCATGGTGAAGTATCCTGATACTCCGCTGGTGGCTACCACCAGAATCCAGCCAATGAACACAAACCACCAGGGCAGCCCGTCTTGACAGCACTTTTTACTGCCACTGTCCCCATCACTACTCTCAGCTTGGCCCGGACTTTGAGCCAGCTCATCCCCTGCCAGGCTGGAAGACTCTAGCAGTCCCTTCATGCCCTGGACCTGCTGCACTGCCTGGCAGTAGCTGTCTGGGTTGGGGAAGCGAGAAGGTCCCAGTAGGCTCAGCTCCTTCTCTACATGGCGTAGCTGCCTGTACAGATACTGGCTGTTGGTGCTCCTTTTCTGTCTCCCATCCCCAGTCTTCTCAGGGCTCCCACACATGCTGGTCTCTGAAAGCAGAGGGATATAGGAAATATATGGGTCAGACAGAGTTGAACATTTTCAACCAATACTGATGATCATCATTGTAGGATCATTGTAGGATCTGGAGGTACCTTGCAGATTGGTTACCCCTAGTGAGAGAATGAGCGATCCCTCTTTCTTGGAGGCATCAGTGTAGAACTCCCCACTGGGTCGGTTCTGCTGCCGGATGATGTCCTCCaccagagagagcagagtgttGATATCAGTCTGTGGTCCAGACTTCATCTCTAACTCCAGGCGTGGAATGGGGCTCTTCATAGCCTTGGAGAGTGACTGAGCAATCTTCTTTATGTCCTGCGagaatacagtacattaacaGCCTTGCTAATGTGGAGAAAATACAGAATACAGACAGCCAGGATGAGATCAAACTTACAACTGTCTACTTACAAATTATGGCTGACATACAGTATCTAAAATTAGATTTTATGGTAGGGACTGTTGGCTTCAATTGGAATATTAATATATTGACATAGTTTACCTTGATGACTGTGTCTGGTGTGAgttctctgtccctctgtggGGAGGAGGGCTGTGAGGGAGTCACTCTGCCAGTCTTCCTCTGCTTGGACACCTCTGCCTTGGTCTTTCCAGGCTTCGTCTCTCGGGGGCGGGTGTTTCTGAAGATACTCACAATGAGGAGATTAATTGGAAACATTATGATTGAACTCTGAACACCAATCATCAGCTGCTGCCAGGTGAACTCGATATGACCTACAGGAGTAGAAAGAAAAAGAAGAACGAGTTATTGTTCTGAAAACCTACCATTTCCAAATGCCACCAATACTGTGCAGGCGTCCATACCGAGGTCCATGGTCTGCTCAGAGGGGTCGGTGGGGATGCCCCAGAACATGATGCTGGTCAGCATGGTGCACAGCAGCAGAGAGAAACAGCAGGAGACTCGCTGGACACATGTGAAGGTGCTTGTTGGAGGCCGGCTGATCACAGAAAACCAGATGTGGCCATCACGGAAATCCTTTGCCGTCCTCATGAAGAACATATTGCTGCCAAATATACGGTATAGGAAGCTTGTACCATAATGGACAATTAGATTTTTATTAATATTTTACCATTCCAAGGTGCATTCAAGTTCCTTCTCACCTGAATTTCTTCAAATCCATCTCCGTGGCTACAGGGAAAACTTTATCCAGAGTGCACTCACTCATATCTATGGTCAGCCATGAGTTACACAGGAAGTGCCACTTCTGTCCTGTCTCT encodes the following:
- the LOC135552999 gene encoding polycystin-1-like protein 2; translation: MALILRLSCAEDEMAPLSCPEYQEGFDGSCYEFVALPRSFLSGRGLCERGGGHLAFILNTDTQQFLQKHLQPEQDWWLGLAPASPNLTLDSAVAEGPLSWLDGSDVSYSNWVNDPDPGAGCGHILRSSGFQWEATSNCSQELHFICQFVQKNITIQKPIGEFGVIKCYSMNQSTDGANCKALYGSPLQIQVEVEAGTNVTYKLHSGEMLVANSSAVRGIIPHNITVGPEVEQHLGSGCHQLTLHASNGVSVWGVSTELQVCLLEPVEGLLGSVMAEEGECPDSDLYVSVSLDRGVPVQLLFQVSGANNSISETRDMQNSSMQVYNISTTIQGKHLRCSSVNKVTLLFLPVGEISSNYMLSVEVTVTDLNTKTRGSTTINTEVRPAKSGTPVQELQSAVACTVANLGQQGMLSGETLGQMFKSVSDILNKGSSEEKNDRMKLREEMLMNITEALENSSSSTPQKVQLTARAVAGLTKRGDELSPDAQLEASFLVANLSSSLLSMNVSEHGGEEEMVQAATPIVEAASNILDVSSNREVSDLLLKGMDNVQSALLNWKKVDEAPVIVNSSQITVFVNRVSTETIQMQSISNPISSSASFSFPPLGADVLSPDEPVDVRMLSFKQNPFSWSEENNITGTVGSVSLTRGNGSVIPIENLSEEIEIFLPRPEGGQANSTILYLGNYSTLMVDVPSPDVTLVLKIKPSKDITFQLFLGYKDYPNDKQYIAKTQMPHQSNTQEEKYTWVLSPKDLTGKVGVHYLVVRPIVEAGVKSVNATVTVTSIAAQCKYWNETLSTWSEDGCRVGPLTTLLATQCLCTHLTFFGNSFFVMPNLVDVSRTAELFGTFAQNPVVVCFIGSIFVAYVLVVIWARRKDIQDTAKVKVTLLEDNDPLAEYRYMLNISTGHRRGASTSSQVTVTLLGTEGESEPHHLTDPDKPVFERGAVDMFLLTTPFSLGELQSIRLWHDNSGGHPAWYINKVMVQDVETGQKWHFLCNSWLTIDMSECTLDKVFPVATEMDLKKFSNMFFMRTAKDFRDGHIWFSVISRPPTSTFTCVQRVSCCFSLLLCTMLTSIMFWGIPTDPSEQTMDLGHIEFTWQQLMIGVQSSIIMFPINLLIVSIFRNTRPRETKPGKTKAEVSKQRKTGRVTPSQPSSPQRDRELTPDTVIKDIKKIAQSLSKAMKSPIPRLELEMKSGPQTDINTLLSLVEDIIRQQNRPSGEFYTDASKKEGSLILSLGVTNLQETSMCGSPEKTGDGRQKRSTNSQYLYRQLRHVEKELSLLGPSRFPNPDSYCQAVQQVQGMKGLLESSSLAGDELAQSPGQAESSDGDSGSKKCCQDGLPWWFVFIGWILVVATSGVSGYFTMMYGLTYGKDRSISWLISMVVSFFQSLLIIQPLKVLGFAAFFALVLKKVDQEEYGDPKIEGALRNPDDPDVVWAVRRDSTRSFYQPPPPTDVERMRNNMIKEQKVFALIKEILTYMGFMWMLLLVAYGQRDPNAYFLIQHIRQSFSQGISDSMSHGNVFTWANTSLLSNLFGEYPGFITDGNSKLVGNARLRQVRVQKNSCRIARSMRQAVPDCHAPYSWEVEDMGSYGPGWNRSASENTSKTLRSPWQYQTQARLRAQPIWGSVVLYRGGGFVVDLGPDSQNASSTLQYLFDNTWLDMFTRAVFVEFTVYNANVNLFCIVTLMLETTAVGAFQFRSELQSVRLYQSTGGLHIFVMASEVIYFLFIFYYMYVQGKLMKQQKWAYFKTKWNLLELAIILLSWSALSVFIKRSLLGNRDMEYYHNHKDQFASFHETATADAVLGYLIAFLVLLATVKLWHLMRFNPKLHMITATLQRAWTDISGFILVITIMFLAYSMISNLMYGWKLYSYRTLLDSALTMVSLQLGIFNYDEVLDYNPVLGAFLIGSCIIFMTFVVLNLFISVILVAFTQEQMHHKPSEEEEIVDLMLMKFCSLFGIKYNKEESNSPKVIANHASVTKKEPSTKSSEMLSSQ